One Pomacea canaliculata isolate SZHN2017 linkage group LG1, ASM307304v1, whole genome shotgun sequence genomic window, ATATTGGTATTAATTTATACAAGGTTTTTTATAGTTGCACTTGATTGGTGCTGTGTTATTCAGCTGAACCTtgcattttgaatgtttttttttttttttttttttttttttgtcctgttCACATAACCATCTAATGAAATCACAGTTTTGATTGCTTGCGAAGTAACCATGCTGATTTTTCTTGCAGATCAGCGAGGACTTTTGACAACATCCTCACAGCGTAACGGCAATGATGACTTGACAGAGTATCATGCCATTGGGCCACAGAAAGAAGTAGAATACTTCTTTGCTTCAGATGCCAGGTACACTCCCACCCTTTCTATATTTAAACATATCATCAGTTTTTATGAGTGGtatattcatgtgtgtgtaatATTTGAGTAATTGGTGGAGTTGAGCCTTAAtaagagaaatttattttttatttcatttataacaaTTTCTTTGCCAATGCCATAGTGTCATTTTAATCACTAAAATTTTTCTGGAAGTACCAGTATTAGCTGAattaaatgggaaaaaatttTCAGGTTTGATTTTATCCAATGGATTTTTGTAGGATGTAATGGTTTTCCGTTCAAACTCATTTtcacaaagttatttttaattttaaatttcctCACACATAATTGTCAACAGTGCCATCATTGAACATACCAACAAAGTCATTTTccttgaagatgatgatgttgcATCAGTTAAGGATGGTAGCCTTACCATTCATCGCATCCATCGCAATGTAGATGACTCCACAGTGAGGGAGGTTATAACTCTTAAGATGGAGATTCAGCAGATCATGAAGGGTGAGCTGATTCAGTTTGCAACATATTCTACTGCTTCATATTAATACACTGCACCTTTCTTTAAATGCATGAATTTGTGGATGTGAGAATCATATAGTATTGTAGTTAGtacttaaaatttattattaatctggGGTGGCTTAAATTATTCCCAGATAACttaaattttttgaaatatttttgtgtttaggCAACTACAGCTCATTTATGCAGAAGGAAATCTTTGAGCAGCCAGAGTCTGTGGTTAACACCATGCGAGGTCGTGTTAACTTTGAGACTAATCAGGTTGTTCTTGGTGGCATTAAGGACTATATGCACGAAATTCGAAGATGTCGAAGGCTCCTGTTTATTGCCTGTGGCACAAGCTACCACTCTGCAGTAGCAGTAAGTTTAGATTTCTTCTACATGTTTTTCGGCTGCAGATAGTGATCAGAAACAGATTAGCTATTTAACTCACATTTACTTAATGCACATAAGCACTTGTACACATTTATCTGTTTCTTCAgtgatatttttgttaaaagaatGTTTGTTACTTGTAATATCACGAAGTcttaaacaaaactgtcaagACCTGTTTTATTACAGACACGACAGTTGCTTGAGGAATTGACTGAGTTGCCTGTCATGGTGGAACTTGCAAGTGATTTTCTTGACCGCAGCACACCTATTTTCCGTGATGATGTCTGTTTCTTCATCAGCCAGTCAGGTATCTTACTGATTATTTATTCTTCTACTGGTATTAaatttcaagttttcttttggACTTGATGTAccttctttctgttcttttctatGCCTGCTAGGTCTGCCATTGAATTATGTTGAAGTCATCTGATGTCCATGAAGATAATATAGTGTTACTGTAATAGTGAAAAGATAATGCAGGtaaaatttgtctgttaaatgGCGCTTGAAGGGATTTTCATTTTGCCTTTAAAACCCGCAATGAAAATTTTCTATAGACATTTGTACGTGTATTTCAACTGTTTCAGTGATCTGAAATTAATGTAGAAAATTTACCAGAATGTTTGTGGATTGCAGGTGAAACTGCTGACACTTTAATGGCTCTGCGCTACTGCAAGAAGAGGGGTGCATTAATAGTGGGTATCACTAACGTTGTTGGAAGCAGTATCAGCCGTGATTCACACTGTGGTGTTCACATCAATGCTGGCCCAGAGATTGGTGTCGCTAGTACAAAGGTAatagattaatattttttcacatttagaatttggatttctttcttacaatttgcctatttttctgtcatttgctCCCCATATCTatctaaagcaggggtgggcaattaattttcccaaggggccgcatgagaaattgggatggttttagagggccggactaatatagttaactcagttttacccaatactgtgtatatatactgCCGGGCGGGCCTTTGCCCAGGCCTGATCTAAAGCCTCTATTTttccattcatttctttttttgtctttgccaCAACccatccttcctttcttttctaaaggtcagtttttctttactttattcAAATAGACATGACCTGAGGTTGAAGAACAGCTTACTTTTGAAGACTGTTGAAATTCGgtaaaatataatcaaaataaattgtaaaacaatagATGAGTAAGGCAGTTATTGATATTAAATCTTGAATCTATATTTCTTTATCAGAAACTGTTTACATTATCTCTTAAAAAGTTTTCATCCATGATTGTCtttcttcagcaagattgtcatgaaataaaagaattgttcaTTTTGCAGGCATACACAAGCCAGTTCATatcacttgttttgtttggcttGATGTTTTGTGAAGACCGAATTTCCATGCAAGAAAGGCGTCGTGAAATCATCCAGGGGCTGAAAAAACTGCCAGGTAGCGCTACTTCACAGCACTGATACTTTCAAGCAGCAAAGttaaaaagaatatatatataatataatatagatataaagcattattatttatagtttgGTCTGTACATTGTTATTCAATTTAGAAACTTTCCAAAATGCACTAGGTGAGTGCCTCTCAATGTGCCAGTTAACCATTCATGGTTAAATGTTACAATAACTTGAAGTAAATTTAATTTGCTGGACTATTCAAAACTTATTGACATAAGTTCTTTTGGTGTACAGGGGACTTTTCATAGCTATGCACTTTTGTTTGCTTAGGACAAATTCAAGAGGTACTGAAGATTGATGAACAGATTCACAATCTGGCTCAGGAACTGTATCAGCAGAAGTCATTGCTCGTTATGGGCCGTGGTTACAACTATGCCACCTGCCTGGAAGGAGCTTTGGTATGAACAGCTTGCTTGCATATCATCTATAGGTTAAACATTTCCCATGGAGAATACCTGATTCAGAATGTTCTTCCCATTCATCCTACTGCAGTCTGCATTGTTCCTGTGAACATATGCATATCTGTGCATACAATATCAGTTCATTCTTGCCAAACCCACTTGTGGCTTGTTGTGGCAGAACAGATTTTTCTCAAAAGATATCCACAGTTTGTGAATCACAATTTGATCATCCCTCAGTTTCCTGGACATCCCAATGCATTTGCATAGCTTCTTCCGGGTAATGAATATTTACATCTACAGCTATTAATGAGACAAATAGAATCTATACCCATTTAGAAATATCATTTTTCCAAGCATAGAATATTTTTTAGAGAACAGATAGGTCTgtggcatttttgttttgtaaatttatgttgaAAGGAACAGATAAATCGATTTAAGAAGTGCAGGAATTATACAGGCAAACAAATGGTTATCCTTTGTGACAATGAACTAGTTTCTAGGAGGAATACATCATGATCCTGTTTTGTTTAGCGTTGTCAAATTAAACTGAAAGATTGTATTATGAAGTAGAGTAAATGTCAGTATGATAGAATACTcgattttttgtttgggggtggggatgggttTCATTCATTCCTAATGTAATTATTAATGATATTTCTAAATTTGATTGCAGAAAATTAAGGAGCTGACATACATGCACTCTGAAGGTATCATGGCTGGGGAGTTGAAGCACGGGCCACTGGCTCTGGTAGACAAGGCCATGCCAGTTCTTATGGTCATCACACGTGATAAAGTCTTCACGGTATGAGAGTCTCTCTTCTTTAGTTGGTTACGCACCACAAGCAGTAAAAGTACAGTTAGTGATAACACATAACAATCACTTTGTAGTCCACACCCAATCTGCAGCTTTATACTGACTCCTGTACCAACTGACATGCagcatattttaatttgaaaattgcggccctatgctccttgaggagtaacaaggactaaactgacttcatttttaaatacaacttgccaaaatgaaagaaaagtaaagagcTTATTAGAGATTAGTCGATGTTTGCTCCTATAGATTATGAATGAATCGTGATTTTTAAGGATTTTTCAAGATTCATCTGCTGTACTACTTTCATTACAAAGATTTAGGAGCACAGATTTGAAATCTAATCTAAATAGCAAAAAGCACAGAAGAGGAAACACTTAAAGTTAGAGACATAACAGACGAGACAAAAAGACATCAGTCCCTTCCAGCCAACTGGGCTAAGGACAAAATTTATCTTTAATCTTCTCTAATCTTTACCATTATTCTGTTTTTGATACAGAAATGCATGAATGCGCTGCAGCAAGTGAAAGCAAGACATGTAAGTAGAAACAGATCTATCTCAAATACTAAGggaaaaatttaacattttagcTCTGTAcctttgatttgttttcttgaggACACATAAGATGGAAGGGATTCTGGTGGGCAAATTCAAAATACATGATGACATATATTATTACACATCCCAttgtttttttgcttgctttttaaGGCATAAAAGCAGTATAGGGCTTGTAGGTGTGTATCACACAGAGGGCGACATGACAGAAGTTAACTAATCAGATCAAGTCACTTTAGATTTGGAGCTTTCCAGGGTATTTTTCAAGTGTCTTGATTATGGGTAGTCACACTTGTGATTTGTGTGGTACTTGAGAAGAGGTTGCAAATACGTAAATGACAGAAACTAAATGGTTGAATGGAGATGTTGGGTATGATCCCATTGAACAGAGGGTAGTGAAGCTGAGTAGTTTGAACAGAGGGTAGTAGGGCATGGAGTTATGTGCTATTAATGAATTGTCTTTGATAAATTGGGTGAATtggataaagttttttttcatcatttaaaattagGTCTGAGTCTTATAAATTGACATGATTTGAGATTTAATTTTAGGGTGAGGACTAGGATTAAGGTTAGGTTAGGCAAAGCAGATATTGTGACATGAGGTTTTCATAAATATACTGCCTTCTGCTGTGCTATGTTTGTAATGGCCAACAATAGTACCCCTATTATGCATTTATgccttattttaataaatatataaagagaTAGCAGAGAATGAAAATTCCATTCAGAGAAATCAGCTTGTAAAAATTTTATGTAGTGGATgtgtatcactggactgctgatggTCTACCAAGACCAATACTTATCCTTTCATGAAgttgtatttgcttttttatttattttggaagcAGTCATTTTTTCACTTCCTATTGGTGAGAGCCAATAAACCAAAAACACAATAGACCATAAAGCTTGAACTTTTTTACCTCTGTTAACATGAGAGCTTGCATTGTcagctcttttttttattattattatttagataGTGAAATAGCGTCTCATTCTAGAAGCTGACATTAAAACTTCAGATGAAAGCAGTCCAGAGAGATAAGTCCATGCCCATACTATTTTGCAAATTACTGTAGTGGATTTTAATCccaaacttttttcattttaccttCTTGTAATTGCTGGAAATGCTGACTATTTATGTCTAATTATCAATAATATTCTGTTGCTTTACGTTTTGGAGAAAAAAGATCTTCAAGAGTACTGCTCCGAGTTAAGCTCAGTCCAAAATCTAAGTGGACATCTTCCCCtttgttcttgaaataaaaCCTGCAGTATCTCAAAAAAGGAGACCAAACCTGTAATGTCATAAATATCCACGGATACATTCAATAAGCATATTTCCCATCTCTTGGAAGTTAAACATAATCCATGGTACAGTCTTGATGTTAAGagttttgcttttctgttcATGTGGATATTTGTAGGTTgtaacataaaaattgtttttcactttaggctttttcaatatttcatgCACAAATACTTTTGtgcaaatacttttttgtaCTGAGCTCAGCCCAGGCAATAAAAGTTTCTAGGGTAGACCATTAATATGTGTATATGGAGGCTGTAAATGTTAATACAAATGTGGAAAAATTGTGGTCTATTTTCAATTCATAAATGtgctgtctatattttttatgtatgcttGTTTCATTACTTATGAAATTTTTACTGACATCACTGAACAATTTCTGAAAATCACAGGCATTGAGCTGAGAACAGAGTCTTCTAATTTGCGATATGCAGcagctctgatcatctgcccCTGCATGAAACCCATTTTATTTCAGTTGCCAGTGCTTgctgtttgtttctctgttgaTTTCTTCATACCTGTGGGAATTTCTTCACTGCAGAAATTAAATAATCAAACTTACCCTGGCATGCTTTGAATAATCAATAACTAGACCTTCAGAGTTTTTGTCTGAagcaaaagtgtttttttttttttttttttttatgcctgTACTTTTTTCCCATCTTATCTCTGCTGGCCTTTAGACTACTTTTAAGAGATGCTGCAGTAGCAAATAATTGTATCTTCTTCAAAGTGAGGAAGTAGTgggataaaattattttttttacacccTTTAAAATAGTCACTGAAAAACATCTGGTAGTTTCCAGAGTTTAAAATCTGGGTAGGGTTTTGATGTTGCATTGCATGTTAAACCTTATAGAAGGATTCAGTTGGCTTTTGAGGTAAGGGTGTTAAACTGCCCTTTTCAGGTGGTAAGGAAATGGAGTGATTTTGCATTCCATAACCATACAATAAGCTCTGAAGgtctttatgtatatttatgttttttaagttatctaaatgTGTTGATtcacatgacattttttaaagaaaatttttttttaaagtattcacTCGTAGctatgttattaataataagtaaGATCTGAACATCCCTTTGaaatgaatttgttttgtaGTTTCTCAGTTATGTAAGTCATATAGGTGAACTGCGTGCATAACACTGTTTACCATTCACGTTTGTTTACTTACAGATATTGATTAGTCccatctttgtgttttcttgacGTGCCTGTAGGCAGTCTTTTTTAGTATTCTCTCAGTGTCATCTACACTTCCCTCAGCTGTTTAAGCAAAATAAGGCAGAGAGTAGTAAAGTCAGAATCACTGTTATTGGAAAAAgaccttgaattttttttcttttatcacgttcagaattttattttacatttttataccattttttacatttatatactgGATAGTGCAGATTTTCGCCATTTGTTTCCCTAAAATTACTCAAAGTTTTAATTTCCCAATTGTCAAGGGAAATGTACTACCAATTATAAGCTTCATTGATTCCTTAAGGCCATTATCACGAGATGCAATAGATGCTTAGGAGTTCTGTCTGGAGCATGAAACCTGATAGTGTATTTAGTTGGCTATACTTACTGTAGCCAACCCTCATTTGCAAAAATGACTGACAAAATTTTGGTGAAAGTAAGTTCAAGAGAAAGATATAGTAACCTGTACTAAACATCGtcacaaataaaaagatgtcAAGAAGATATGCTAATTAGCTGAGTTAAAAGTATGCCCTAAGTGCATAACACCCAAAGAGCTCCCATAGAGATTTTTTTAGTAATGGGTAAAGATACAGTTTGTGATAAACTGATGATACACTAActtgaactattttttttcagtggtcCACTTTTGAGGattatttctgcttttgctGATGACAACAGTTTAACTGTATAccttgtttctattttaaaagtttaaaagttttcCAATGGTCGGTACTGATGTTTTCTCAGTGAGCACTAATGAGAGCCACTTCCAGTGGTTTCTGCAGTTTCTGCgaactttacaaaacaaaggctGTTGACAGTGTACAACACCTTCTGTCTCTAGGGGGAACCTGTTTTGATCTGCAACACTGGGGATGTAGATACCCAGTCACAGGCTCAGAAATATATTGAAGTGCCTCACAATATCGACTGCCTGCAAGGAATTCTCACCATCATTCCAATGCAGTTGATGTCCCTGCATATTGCAGAGGCTCGGAAGTTGGATGTAAGCATGAGTCATCTCCCTTTGCACAGTGTACCGCCCACTTTTGCAGCCAAATTTGTATTGTGCACTGGTGCCAACAGCATAATCTCTTTGCTTCACTGCCTGCTTCAGCTTCTTGTtgcttcttttaaacatttgtcCTTAGTGACTACTTTAAAAATAGCATGCAtaccacatttattttttctttgggtGTGCAGCTTTTAAGTGTTTTAGTGACTGCATagtctttgtttttgcttaaaTACTACAGAAAGTGTACTGCTTGCAAAAGTAATAAAGGGTGGTGTGCTTGACTTGCTGCATCCAGCACCATTTaacatttgcttttaattttcaaCCTGGAGATATTGTTCAAACCGGAGAATTATTGCTTAAATTTTTAAGCTTATATATGATTTAcaggatatttttttcattctgtataccttgttttttcaaaataactggaCAAAATCTCTGGGTTGTGCTTCTTCTAACTCAACTGATTCAATCTATATCGTCATTTTTACAGCAGTGGCTAGATTGTGCAGACACAGTCCAGCAGAGGTGGTTCAGGAGTCTCCCAGCATACTCCCATGCAGTTTCGGCATTTACTTAATCTAACCACAAGAAAAGACCTTCCTCTGACTCCCTATATAACCTCTTCTCTCCTGCCTGTCTATTGGTCTTTTTAGGGCCGCCCAATTATCATATGTAACAAGGAGGATGTGGATACCCAGGTATTTGCATATAAGTACTTGGACGTGCCACACACAGTGGATTGCCTGCAGGGTATTGTCACGGTCATCCCCATGCAGCTGCTGTCCTTCCATATAGCCGTGCTGCGTGGATATGATGTAAGCCTTATCTTTTCCTGCTCCCATAGATTTTtgtgcctttttaaaaaatttattacattagTAAATGACTGacgtaaatatttttgatttagCATTTTTCAGAGTTCACTTGCAAAAGTAATCACTAATAGTATTTTCATACCATATATAGGTATGGTCTCTCTATaacaatttctttataaaacatATGATTGTGAAAATTTTATGGGGAAGGGGGATTTTCATCATTTTGGGCAAAGGGAAACTGCATTTGCTTTGCTTGGTATGCATGTCTGGGATGATAAGGTTATAAACACTTTGTTGAAAAATTTGGTGCAgtgtttttccttttaaaaaatgtgcttatGCTCAATCTTTGGTATGCTTTCATTGCTGAGGTTTAGTTTggttttacttatttctttgtttatcttttcataAATCTGATATCCGTATAATcttcaatatttattatttgaaaatgttgaaatagaactagaaattattgttttcattcaaTACCCCAAGAAAttgaaaatggtttttaaaaaaacagtgtGATAGCTCATGTATAGCAAGGATTTTATTTAAAGTTCGCATATGTTCTTTGATATTCTCCCAAGATTCTGAGAACAAATGCTACACAATTTAATGTACAGCTTACTTCACTACTCATTCCCAAAAAAGTACAGCAGTATGTTCACTCTTAAAACCATATACATGACACAGCTATTTTACAGTAAGATatctaaatatatttagatTCAGAATCTCCATTTATGTTCCTGTTTGATTTGATGATAGCCTGATTGTTGGACTTTTTGCACTGTTTAATCATGCatcttttaaatcttaaaacagTTAACAGAAAtatgtgacattttatttgtgcttgTATACTTCAAATCTTACACCTGCAaggcagataaataaatatacacacatattcaaacatgggtacatttttgtcttttaaggtGGGGGATCTGTTACAAAAAAGTTCAGAGAGTGTCTTCTTTtatcttataaaaaaaagaagtaattttAGAGTTGAACTACAAAGCAATACAGTGAATgagatattaaaattttaataccTGAACATCCATTTGAAAGtattataattgttttaaattgtttttgagCATTATTCTTTAATAGGTACAGTTTCTAACTGCTGCTAGGTTTACAAAAGCTTTTTTATCAGAgggatttttctttcaaagcttCTTGTTTGTAAGATTTCTTATAACCAATAGAATGAACTCAATTGAAATTATTAGAGAAACATTATTAAGTATAATGCTTTTGTCTGgtttttcagggtttttttcacattttactcATGATTGCTTTCTTGTTAAAGAATTTCATgcaattgtgtttttttatgttttcatacTCACTCTCACCTCCACAGTAGTCATAAACTCTTTTCTGTCACTTGATTTCATTGTCTGaatttaactaaaaaaatttcagatcGGCTTCTCAGACCATTGTAGTGGCAAGTGatcttttatttgtctgttcCCAGTTCTGTTCTgggcaattttctttttcacttgttttacttttgaCCCTTTCGATGGCCGAGTTTAGTTATGGTATAGTGTTGTTTAAATACAGAACTCTTTCATGATCCTGGGTTTCTTTGAGACAGGCATCCTTGCTTTGTAACTTTCTAATTTTAACAACATGTTCATATATGTTGGAGTGAGTATCCACCTTGGCTGATGGTCAGTCTAATGCCTAATGGTTTCCCTCAAAGTATTATGAAAGGTCTTCCTAAGGTACTAAGGTTTAAGTGGTGAAAAATCATCAGAAAGTTGAACCATTCCTCTACATTTCAACTGACTTTGTGAAGCAGCAATCTGTCATATTCTCGTATAACTTTATAGCTTTGACTTCATTCTGaatgtgttgttttatttaaaggttTGTGCCTTGCAAATAGAAGAGACTATTTAAGGTTGATTCTTTTTACTCCACCTAAACTGTCATTGAAAAGGTcatcatcagatttttttttaataagatatcACACTATCATGTTTGTAGTAGGAATATATGCTGCAGCaaagttggggttttttgttgttgttgttttggtgtttttttgggcttttttttttaaaggctatGGTTTACAGTTGCTGTTGTCATGGTTGTGTGATTCTTGGTGTGAGATTTCAGGTCTGAGCTGGCATGTCCTGTTCTTTAGCTGTTATTTTTCAGGCCACCAGAATCTTTAATCTACCCACTCATCCACCTAACCCCCACCCCATCtgcctctccttctctctgtcactttgtaaattttttttatgttaataaaataGTGAGACAGAAAACCTAAAACttattaataaaacattcttttgggtttcttttgtttactgttaaaaatatagctgtatttcagaatttaaaaaaaactgaaagattaGACTACACTTGTAACTATCCTTTTGTTGAAAATATCCCACCTATTTTGAATCgcaagtttttaatgttttatatgtataaataagctgcttaatttatttcttattttttgtgcCACTAAACAACAGAATGGAgtgagaaatataaataatttaatta contains:
- the LOC112564409 gene encoding glutamine--fructose-6-phosphate aminotransferase [isomerizing] 2-like isoform X4; translated protein: MSLMLDGYSDTVIHPEGVSKKSIVTHQPHKTLEREASCLRHSQRCDPEVREGQRSCACIKGLHRRGSGTRRSRLDYLAKMCGIFAYLNYLVPATRREIIEILITGLKRLEYRGYDSAGIAFEDTKVGAGDKGCQLQVIKFPGKVAVLEEQIRARADLELDQAFNIHLGIAHTRWATHGEPTIVNSHPQRSDPNNEFLLVHNGIITNYKDIKSFLEQKGHKFESDTDTEVIAKLLKHVYDHKAKNLSFREIVEQVIQQLEGAFAMAVMSKHFPGEIVSSRRGSPLLVGVKSKAKLTTDHIPILYSKVPKESPEDQRGLLTTSSQRNGNDDLTEYHAIGPQKEVEYFFASDASAIIEHTNKVIFLEDDDVASVKDGSLTIHRIHRNVDDSTVREVITLKMEIQQIMKGNYSSFMQKEIFEQPESVVNTMRGRVNFETNQVVLGGIKDYMHEIRRCRRLLFIACGTSYHSAVATRQLLEELTELPVMVELASDFLDRSTPIFRDDVCFFISQSGETADTLMALRYCKKRGALIVGITNVVGSSISRDSHCGVHINAGPEIGVASTKAYTSQFISLVLFGLMFCEDRISMQERRREIIQGLKKLPGQIQEVLKIDEQIHNLAQELYQQKSLLVMGRGYNYATCLEGALKIKELTYMHSEGIMAGELKHGPLALVDKAMPVLMVITRDKVFTKCMNALQQVKARHGRPIIICNKEDVDTQVFAYKYLDVPHTVDCLQGIVTVIPMQLLSFHIAVLRGYDTDQPRHLLKTYTH
- the LOC112564409 gene encoding glutamine--fructose-6-phosphate aminotransferase [isomerizing] 2-like isoform X2, which gives rise to MSLMLDGYSDTVIHPEGVSKKSIVTHQPHKTLEREASCLRHSQRCDPEVREGQRSCACIKGLHRRGSGTRRSRLDYLAKMCGIFAYLNYLVPATRREIIEILITGLKRLEYRGYDSAGIAFEDTKVGAGDKGCQLQVIKFPGKVAVLEEQIRARADLELDQAFNIHLGIAHTRWATHGEPTIVNSHPQRSDPNNEFLLVHNGIITNYKDIKSFLEQKGHKFESDTDTEVIAKLLKHVYDHKAKNLSFREIVEQVIQQLEGAFAMAVMSKHFPGEIVSSRRGSPLLVGVKSKAKLTTDHIPILYSKVPKESPEDQRGLLTTSSQRNGNDDLTEYHAIGPQKEVEYFFASDASAIIEHTNKVIFLEDDDVASVKDGSLTIHRIHRNVDDSTVREVITLKMEIQQIMKGNYSSFMQKEIFEQPESVVNTMRGRVNFETNQVVLGGIKDYMHEIRRCRRLLFIACGTSYHSAVATRQLLEELTELPVMVELASDFLDRSTPIFRDDVCFFISQSGETADTLMALRYCKKRGALIVGITNVVGSSISRDSHCGVHINAGPEIGVASTKAYTSQFISLVLFGLMFCEDRISMQERRREIIQGLKKLPGQIQEVLKIDEQIHNLAQELYQQKSLLVMGRGYNYATCLEGALKIKELTYMHSEGIMAGELKHGPLALVDKAMPVLMVITRDKVFTKCMNALQQVKARHGRPIIICNKEDVDTQVFAYKYLDVPHTVDCLQGIVTVIPMQLLSFHIAVLRGYDVDCPRNLAKSVTVE
- the LOC112564409 gene encoding glutamine--fructose-6-phosphate aminotransferase [isomerizing] 2-like isoform X3, producing MSLMLDGYSDTVIHPEGVSKKSIVTHQPHKTLEREASCLRHSQRCDPEVREGQRSCACIKGLHRRGSGTRRSRLDYLAKMCGIFAYLNYLVPATRREIIEILITGLKRLEYRGYDSAGIAFEDTKVGAGDKGCQLQVIKFPGKVAVLEEQIRARADLELDQAFNIHLGIAHTRWATHGEPTIVNSHPQRSDPNNEFLLVHNGIITNYKDIKSFLEQKGHKFESDTDTEVIAKLLKHVYDHKAKNLSFREIVEQVIQQLEGAFAMAVMSKHFPGEIVSSRRGSPLLVGVKSKAKLTTDHIPILYSKVPKESPEDQRGLLTTSSQRNGNDDLTEYHAIGPQKEVEYFFASDASAIIEHTNKVIFLEDDDVASVKDGSLTIHRIHRNVDDSTVREVITLKMEIQQIMKGNYSSFMQKEIFEQPESVVNTMRGRVNFETNQVVLGGIKDYMHEIRRCRRLLFIACGTSYHSAVATRQLLEELTELPVMVELASDFLDRSTPIFRDDVCFFISQSGETADTLMALRYCKKRGALIVGITNVVGSSISRDSHCGVHINAGPEIGVASTKAYTSQFISLVLFGLMFCEDRISMQERRREIIQGLKKLPGQIQEVLKIDEQIHNLAQELYQQKSLLVMGRGYNYATCLEGALKIKELTYMHSEGIMAGELKHGPLALVDKAMPVLMVITRDKVFTKCMNALQQVKARHGEPVLICNTGDVDTQSQAQKYIEVPHNIDCLQGILTIIPMQLMSLHIAEARKLDTDQPRHLLKTYTH
- the LOC112564409 gene encoding glutamine--fructose-6-phosphate aminotransferase [isomerizing] 2-like isoform X5 is translated as MSLMLDGYSDTVIHPEGVSKKSIVTHQPHKTLEREASCLRHSQRCDPEVREGQRSCACIKGLHRRGSGTRRSRLDYLAKMCGIFAYLNYLVPATRREIIEILITGLKRLEYRGYDSAGIAFEDTKVGAGDKGCQLQVIKFPGKVAVLEEQIRARADLELDQAFNIHLGIAHTRWATHGEPTIVNSHPQRSDPNNEFLLVHNGIITNYKDIKSFLEQKGHKFESDTDTEVIAKLLKHVYDHKAKNLSFREIVEQVIQQLEGAFAMAVMSKHFPGEIVSSRRGSPLLVGVKSKAKLTTDHIPILYSKVPKESPEDQRGLLTTSSQRNGNDDLTEYHAIGPQKEVEYFFASDASAIIEHTNKVIFLEDDDVASVKDGSLTIHRIHRNVDDSTVREVITLKMEIQQIMKGNYSSFMQKEIFEQPESVVNTMRGRVNFETNQVVLGGIKDYMHEIRRCRRLLFIACGTSYHSAVATRQLLEELTELPVMVELASDFLDRSTPIFRDDVCFFISQSGETADTLMALRYCKKRGALIVGITNVVGSSISRDSHCGVHINAGPEIGVASTKAYTSQFISLVLFGLMFCEDRISMQERRREIIQGLKKLPGQIQEVLKIDEQIHNLAQELYQQKSLLVMGRGYNYATCLEGALKIKELTYMHSEGIMAGELKHGPLALVDKAMPVLMVITRDKVFTKCMNALQQVKARHGRPIIICNKEDVDTQVFAYKYLDVPHTVDCLQGIVTVIPMQLLSFHIAVLRGYDIGFSDHCSGK
- the LOC112564409 gene encoding glutamine--fructose-6-phosphate aminotransferase [isomerizing] 2-like isoform X1, encoding MSLMLDGYSDTVIHPEGVSKKSIVTHQPHKTLEREASCLRHSQRCDPEVREGQRSCACIKGLHRRGSGTRRSRLDYLAKMCGIFAYLNYLVPATRREIIEILITGLKRLEYRGYDSAGIAFEDTKVGAGDKGCQLQVIKFPGKVAVLEEQIRARADLELDQAFNIHLGIAHTRWATHGEPTIVNSHPQRSDPNNEFLLVHNGIITNYKDIKSFLEQKGHKFESDTDTEVIAKLLKHVYDHKAKNLSFREIVEQVIQQLEGAFAMAVMSKHFPGEIVSSRRGSPLLVGVKSKAKLTTDHIPILYSKVPKESPEDQRGLLTTSSQRNGNDDLTEYHAIGPQKEVEYFFASDASAIIEHTNKVIFLEDDDVASVKDGSLTIHRIHRNVDDSTVREVITLKMEIQQIMKGNYSSFMQKEIFEQPESVVNTMRGRVNFETNQVVLGGIKDYMHEIRRCRRLLFIACGTSYHSAVATRQLLEELTELPVMVELASDFLDRSTPIFRDDVCFFISQSGETADTLMALRYCKKRGALIVGITNVVGSSISRDSHCGVHINAGPEIGVASTKAYTSQFISLVLFGLMFCEDRISMQERRREIIQGLKKLPGQIQEVLKIDEQIHNLAQELYQQKSLLVMGRGYNYATCLEGALKIKELTYMHSEGIMAGELKHGPLALVDKAMPVLMVITRDKVFTKCMNALQQVKARHGEPVLICNTGDVDTQSQAQKYIEVPHNIDCLQGILTIIPMQLMSLHIAEARKLDVDCPRNLAKSVTVE